Proteins from a genomic interval of Diceros bicornis minor isolate mBicDic1 chromosome 34, mDicBic1.mat.cur, whole genome shotgun sequence:
- the LOC131397381 gene encoding leukocyte immunoglobulin-like receptor subfamily A member 2: protein MEWGLRGPQPSQSTPGVCGLMVTPLTQLPPSPSGAYSAPSLSAHPGPVVASGGNVFLSCSSESTLDIFHLLKEGGADPPRRMELRTYRGRWQAVFPVGPVNTSHGGTYRCYGSHSSYPYVWSLPSNPLHLEVTGVYREPSLLAQPRSLVLSGDNLTLQCRSEAGFDRFALSKDEGFTHAQRLHGQHSPAFPLGPVNHTHGGQYRCYSGHNLSYAWSAPSAALDILIAGMYEKPSLSAQPGPSVSWGENVTLQCRSEIWLDTFLLSKEGSPAPPQHLRLQKRAAPFQANFTISPVTSDHEGTYRCYSLDSTSPYLLSLPSDPLELQVSRGTEDGLSSTESGPPQWGKCVSLWGGGG from the exons atggaGTGGGGACTCAGGGGACCTCAGCCCTCACAGTCCACACCTGGGGTATGTGGGCTGATGGTCACCCCTTTAACacagctccctccttctccctcaggagCGTACAGCGCACCCTCCCTCTCAGCTCACCCAGGCCCTGTGGTGGCATCAGGAGGGAACGTGTTCCTCTCCTGTAGCTCAGAGTCCACACTGGACATTTTCCATCTGctgaaggagggaggagctgaCCCACCCAGACGCATGGAATTGAGGACCTATCGTGGGAGGTGGCAGGCTGTCTTCCCTGTGGGCCCTGTGAACACCTCCCATGGGGGGACCTACAGATGCTATGGTTCTCACAGCTCCTACCCGTATGTGTGGTCACTCCCCAGCAACCCTCTGCATCTCGAAGTCACAG GCGTGTACAGGGAGCCCTCCCTCTTGGCCCAGCCAAGATCACTAGTGCTCTCTGGAGACAACCTGACCCTCCAGTGTCGCTCAGAGGCCGGCTTTGACAGATTCGCTCTGAGCAAGGACGAGGGGTTCACACATGCCCAGCGTCTTCATGGGCAGCACAGCCCCGCCTTCCCCCTGGGCCCTGTGAACCACACCCACGGGGGCCAGTACAGATGCTACAGTGGACACAACCTTTCCTATGCATGGTCGGCCCCCAGTGCCGCCCTGGACATCCTGATAGCGG GAATGTACGAGAAACCCTCCCTCTCAGCCCAGCCGGGGCCCTCAGTGTCCTGGGGAGAGAACGTGACCCTGCAGTGTCGCTCTGAGATCTGGCTGGATACCTTCCTTCTGTCCAAGGAGGGGTCACCTGCTCCTCCCCAGCACCTTCGTCTGCAGAAGAGGGCTGCACCCTTTCAGGCCAACTTCACCATCAGTCCTGTGACCTCAGACCACGAGGGGACCTACAGGTGCTACAGTTTAGACAGCACCTCCCCCTACCTGTTGTCACTCCCCAGTGACCCCCTGGAGCTCCAGGTCTCAC GAGGCACTGAGGATGGACTCTCCTCCACGGAGTCAGGCCCACCACAGTGGGGTAAGTGCGTGTCTCTGTGGGGAGGTGGTGGGTGA
- the LOC131397387 gene encoding leukocyte immunoglobulin-like receptor subfamily A member 6, with the protein MSLSCSSEITLDTFHLLKEGGADPPQHVESRTYPGRGQPVFPVGPMNTSHGGTYRCYGSPSCYPYVWSLPSDPLHLEVTGVYREPSLSAQPGSLVLSGNLTLQCRSEAGFDRFCLTKVEGLTPPQRFHGQHSPDFPLGHVNHTHRGQYRCYSGHHLSYAWSAPSATLDILIAGMYEKPSLSAQPGPSVSWGENVTLQCRSEIWLHTFHLCKEGTLAPPQHLHLQDTAAPFQANFTISPVTSDHEGTYRCYSSHSTSPYLLSLPSDPLELRVSG; encoded by the exons ATGTCCCTCTCCTGTAGCTCAGAGATCACATTGGACACTTTCCATCTGctgaaggagggaggagctgaCCCGCCCCAACACGTGGAATCAAGGACCTATCCTGGGAGGGGGCAGCCTGTCTTCCCTGTGGGCCCCATGAATACCTCTCATGGGGGGACCTACAGATGCTATGGTTCTCCCAGCTGCTACCCCTATGTGTGGTCACTCCCCAGTGACCCTCTGCATCTCGAGGTCACAG GTGTGTACAGGGAGCCCTCCCTTTCAGCCCAGCCAGGCTCCCTGGTGCTCTCTGGAAACCTGACCCTCCAGTGTCGCTCAGAGGCCGGCTTTGACAGATTTTGTCTGACCAAAGTCGAGGGGCTCACACCCCCCCAGCGTTTTCATGGGCAGCACAGCCCCGACTTCCCTCTGGGCCATGTGAACCACACCCACAGGGGCCAGTACAGATGCTACAGTGGACACCACCTCTCCTATGCGTGGTCGGCCCCCAGTGCCACCCTGGACATCCTGATCGCGG GAATGTATGAGAAACCCTCCCTCTCAGCCCAGCCGGGGCCCTCAGTGTCCTGGGGAGAGAATGTGACCTTGCAGTGTCGCTCTGAGATCTGGTTGCATACCTTCCATCTGTGCAAGGAGGGGACACTTGCTCCTCCCCAGCACCTTCATCTGCAGGACACGGCTGCACCCTTTCAGGCCAACTTCACCATCAGTCCTGTGACCTCAGACCACGAGGGGACCTACAGGTGCTACAGCTCACACAGCACCTCACCCTACCTGTTGTCACTCCCCAGTGACCCCCTAGAGCTCCGGGTCTCAG GCTGA